Proteins from a genomic interval of Oncorhynchus nerka isolate Pitt River linkage group LG13, Oner_Uvic_2.0, whole genome shotgun sequence:
- the LOC115140226 gene encoding transport and Golgi organization 2 homolog isoform X4 gives MHAIYAWDILEPSTGLILAANRDEFYNRPTKAADFWVSNSEILSGLDLEEGKEGGSWLGINKRGKLAALTNYLEGRPNPDAQGRGFLVSNFLTDHSQDSYSYLKRVSSERHLYNGFNLLTAEFKAKEDTMCYYGNRGNTKPIHLNPAGIYGLSNSLLETPWRKLQHGKRLFTSVVNQPLPCEVLVQDLLNVLNNEELNTPDPAQESQGEGYSRPMLRVLSSVCVRSPHYGTRTNTIILIDSSGNVTFTERTMLNCDISQWSTSSFQFKLKD, from the exons ATGCACGCGATTTACGCCTGGGATATTCTGGAACCATCAACGGG GCTAATTTTGGCTGCAAACAGAGATGAGTTTTACAACAGGCCAACCAAAGCTGCAGACTTTTGGGTGAGCAACAGCGAAATCCTCAGCG GGCTAGAcctggaggaggggaaggaaggtggGTCATGGCTGGGGATCAACAAGAGGGGCAAGCTGGCCGCACTGACCAATTACCTGGAGGGAAGGCCCAATCCAGACGCACAAGGAAGAG GGTTCTTGGTGTCTAACTTCCTGACGGATCATAGCCAGGACAGCTATTCCTACCTGAAGAGGGTGTCATCTGAGAGACATCTCTACAACGGCTTCAACCTCCTCACAGCTGAGTTCAA GGCCAAAGAAGACACTATGTGTTACTATGGAAACAGAGGCAACACCAAACCCATCCATCTAAATCCAG CAGGAATCTATGGTTTGAGTAACTCCCTGTTGGAGACCCCATGGAGGAAGCTGCAGCATGGGAAGAGACTGTTCACCAGTGTAGTGAACCAACCCTTGCCCTGTGAGGTTCTGGTCCAGGACCTGCTCAACGTCCTCAACAACGAGGAGCT GAACACTCCTGACCCGGCTCAGGAGAGCCAGGGTGAAGGTTACAGCAGACCCATGCTGCGGGTCCTGTCCTCCGTGTGTGTTCGATCCCCGCATTATGGCACAAG GACCAATACCATTATCCTCATAGACTCATCAGGGAACGTGACCTTCACAGAGCGCACCATGCTCAACTGTGACATCAGCCAATGGAGCACAAGCTCTTTCCAGTTCAAACTCAAGGACTGA
- the LOC115140226 gene encoding transport and Golgi organization 2 homolog isoform X1 encodes MHAIYAWDILEPSTGIESYCSQCERASPTTNTPMCIIFFKFDPRPASKNAYRLILAANRDEFYNRPTKAADFWVSNSEILSGLDLEEGKEGGSWLGINKRGKLAALTNYLEGRPNPDAQGRGFLVSNFLTDHSQDSYSYLKRVSSERHLYNGFNLLTAEFKAKEDTMCYYGNRGNTKPIHLNPAGIYGLSNSLLETPWRKLQHGKRLFTSVVNQPLPCEVLVQDLLNVLNNEELNTPDPAQESQGEGYSRPMLRVLSSVCVRSPHYGTRTNTIILIDSSGNVTFTERTMLNCDISQWSTSSFQFKLKD; translated from the exons ATGCACGCGATTTACGCCTGGGATATTCTGGAACCATCAACGGG CATTGAAAGTTACTGTTCCCAGTGTGAGAGAGCGTCCCCAACCACTAACACCCCCATGTGTATCATCTTCTTCAAGTTTGACCCTCGACCTGCATCCAAAAATGCCTACAG GCTAATTTTGGCTGCAAACAGAGATGAGTTTTACAACAGGCCAACCAAAGCTGCAGACTTTTGGGTGAGCAACAGCGAAATCCTCAGCG GGCTAGAcctggaggaggggaaggaaggtggGTCATGGCTGGGGATCAACAAGAGGGGCAAGCTGGCCGCACTGACCAATTACCTGGAGGGAAGGCCCAATCCAGACGCACAAGGAAGAG GGTTCTTGGTGTCTAACTTCCTGACGGATCATAGCCAGGACAGCTATTCCTACCTGAAGAGGGTGTCATCTGAGAGACATCTCTACAACGGCTTCAACCTCCTCACAGCTGAGTTCAA GGCCAAAGAAGACACTATGTGTTACTATGGAAACAGAGGCAACACCAAACCCATCCATCTAAATCCAG CAGGAATCTATGGTTTGAGTAACTCCCTGTTGGAGACCCCATGGAGGAAGCTGCAGCATGGGAAGAGACTGTTCACCAGTGTAGTGAACCAACCCTTGCCCTGTGAGGTTCTGGTCCAGGACCTGCTCAACGTCCTCAACAACGAGGAGCT GAACACTCCTGACCCGGCTCAGGAGAGCCAGGGTGAAGGTTACAGCAGACCCATGCTGCGGGTCCTGTCCTCCGTGTGTGTTCGATCCCCGCATTATGGCACAAG GACCAATACCATTATCCTCATAGACTCATCAGGGAACGTGACCTTCACAGAGCGCACCATGCTCAACTGTGACATCAGCCAATGGAGCACAAGCTCTTTCCAGTTCAAACTCAAGGACTGA
- the LOC115140226 gene encoding transport and Golgi organization 2 homolog isoform X5, whose protein sequence is MHAIYAWDILEPSTGIESYCSQCERASPTTNTPMCIIFFKFDPRPASKNAYRLILAANRDEFYNRPTKAADFWVSNSEILSGFLVSNFLTDHSQDSYSYLKRVSSERHLYNGFNLLTAEFKAKEDTMCYYGNRGNTKPIHLNPAGIYGLSNSLLETPWRKLQHGKRLFTSVVNQPLPCEVLVQDLLNVLNNEELNTPDPAQESQGEGYSRPMLRVLSSVCVRSPHYGTRTNTIILIDSSGNVTFTERTMLNCDISQWSTSSFQFKLKD, encoded by the exons ATGCACGCGATTTACGCCTGGGATATTCTGGAACCATCAACGGG CATTGAAAGTTACTGTTCCCAGTGTGAGAGAGCGTCCCCAACCACTAACACCCCCATGTGTATCATCTTCTTCAAGTTTGACCCTCGACCTGCATCCAAAAATGCCTACAG GCTAATTTTGGCTGCAAACAGAGATGAGTTTTACAACAGGCCAACCAAAGCTGCAGACTTTTGGGTGAGCAACAGCGAAATCCTCAGCG GGTTCTTGGTGTCTAACTTCCTGACGGATCATAGCCAGGACAGCTATTCCTACCTGAAGAGGGTGTCATCTGAGAGACATCTCTACAACGGCTTCAACCTCCTCACAGCTGAGTTCAA GGCCAAAGAAGACACTATGTGTTACTATGGAAACAGAGGCAACACCAAACCCATCCATCTAAATCCAG CAGGAATCTATGGTTTGAGTAACTCCCTGTTGGAGACCCCATGGAGGAAGCTGCAGCATGGGAAGAGACTGTTCACCAGTGTAGTGAACCAACCCTTGCCCTGTGAGGTTCTGGTCCAGGACCTGCTCAACGTCCTCAACAACGAGGAGCT GAACACTCCTGACCCGGCTCAGGAGAGCCAGGGTGAAGGTTACAGCAGACCCATGCTGCGGGTCCTGTCCTCCGTGTGTGTTCGATCCCCGCATTATGGCACAAG GACCAATACCATTATCCTCATAGACTCATCAGGGAACGTGACCTTCACAGAGCGCACCATGCTCAACTGTGACATCAGCCAATGGAGCACAAGCTCTTTCCAGTTCAAACTCAAGGACTGA
- the LOC115140226 gene encoding transport and Golgi organization 2 homolog isoform X3 translates to MCIIFFKFDPRPASKNAYRLILAANRDEFYNRPTKAADFWVSNSEILSGLDLEEGKEGGSWLGINKRGKLAALTNYLEGRPNPDAQGRGFLVSNFLTDHSQDSYSYLKRVSSERHLYNGFNLLTAEFKAKEDTMCYYGNRGNTKPIHLNPAGIYGLSNSLLETPWRKLQHGKRLFTSVVNQPLPCEVLVQDLLNVLNNEELNTPDPAQESQGEGYSRPMLRVLSSVCVRSPHYGTRTNTIILIDSSGNVTFTERTMLNCDISQWSTSSFQFKLKD, encoded by the exons ATGTGTATCATCTTCTTCAAGTTTGACCCTCGACCTGCATCCAAAAATGCCTACAG GCTAATTTTGGCTGCAAACAGAGATGAGTTTTACAACAGGCCAACCAAAGCTGCAGACTTTTGGGTGAGCAACAGCGAAATCCTCAGCG GGCTAGAcctggaggaggggaaggaaggtggGTCATGGCTGGGGATCAACAAGAGGGGCAAGCTGGCCGCACTGACCAATTACCTGGAGGGAAGGCCCAATCCAGACGCACAAGGAAGAG GGTTCTTGGTGTCTAACTTCCTGACGGATCATAGCCAGGACAGCTATTCCTACCTGAAGAGGGTGTCATCTGAGAGACATCTCTACAACGGCTTCAACCTCCTCACAGCTGAGTTCAA GGCCAAAGAAGACACTATGTGTTACTATGGAAACAGAGGCAACACCAAACCCATCCATCTAAATCCAG CAGGAATCTATGGTTTGAGTAACTCCCTGTTGGAGACCCCATGGAGGAAGCTGCAGCATGGGAAGAGACTGTTCACCAGTGTAGTGAACCAACCCTTGCCCTGTGAGGTTCTGGTCCAGGACCTGCTCAACGTCCTCAACAACGAGGAGCT GAACACTCCTGACCCGGCTCAGGAGAGCCAGGGTGAAGGTTACAGCAGACCCATGCTGCGGGTCCTGTCCTCCGTGTGTGTTCGATCCCCGCATTATGGCACAAG GACCAATACCATTATCCTCATAGACTCATCAGGGAACGTGACCTTCACAGAGCGCACCATGCTCAACTGTGACATCAGCCAATGGAGCACAAGCTCTTTCCAGTTCAAACTCAAGGACTGA
- the LOC115140226 gene encoding transport and Golgi organization 2 homolog isoform X2, with amino-acid sequence MHAIYAWDILEPSTGIESYCSQCERASPTTNTPMCIIFFKFDPRPASKNAYRLILAANRDEFYNRPTKAADFWVSNSEILSGLDLEEGKEGGSWLGINKRGKLAALTNYLEGRPNPDAQGRGFLVSNFLTDHSQDSYSYLKRVSSERHLYNGFNLLTAEFKAKEDTMCYYGNRGNTKPIHLNPGIYGLSNSLLETPWRKLQHGKRLFTSVVNQPLPCEVLVQDLLNVLNNEELNTPDPAQESQGEGYSRPMLRVLSSVCVRSPHYGTRTNTIILIDSSGNVTFTERTMLNCDISQWSTSSFQFKLKD; translated from the exons ATGCACGCGATTTACGCCTGGGATATTCTGGAACCATCAACGGG CATTGAAAGTTACTGTTCCCAGTGTGAGAGAGCGTCCCCAACCACTAACACCCCCATGTGTATCATCTTCTTCAAGTTTGACCCTCGACCTGCATCCAAAAATGCCTACAG GCTAATTTTGGCTGCAAACAGAGATGAGTTTTACAACAGGCCAACCAAAGCTGCAGACTTTTGGGTGAGCAACAGCGAAATCCTCAGCG GGCTAGAcctggaggaggggaaggaaggtggGTCATGGCTGGGGATCAACAAGAGGGGCAAGCTGGCCGCACTGACCAATTACCTGGAGGGAAGGCCCAATCCAGACGCACAAGGAAGAG GGTTCTTGGTGTCTAACTTCCTGACGGATCATAGCCAGGACAGCTATTCCTACCTGAAGAGGGTGTCATCTGAGAGACATCTCTACAACGGCTTCAACCTCCTCACAGCTGAGTTCAA GGCCAAAGAAGACACTATGTGTTACTATGGAAACAGAGGCAACACCAAACCCATCCATCTAAATCCAG GAATCTATGGTTTGAGTAACTCCCTGTTGGAGACCCCATGGAGGAAGCTGCAGCATGGGAAGAGACTGTTCACCAGTGTAGTGAACCAACCCTTGCCCTGTGAGGTTCTGGTCCAGGACCTGCTCAACGTCCTCAACAACGAGGAGCT GAACACTCCTGACCCGGCTCAGGAGAGCCAGGGTGAAGGTTACAGCAGACCCATGCTGCGGGTCCTGTCCTCCGTGTGTGTTCGATCCCCGCATTATGGCACAAG GACCAATACCATTATCCTCATAGACTCATCAGGGAACGTGACCTTCACAGAGCGCACCATGCTCAACTGTGACATCAGCCAATGGAGCACAAGCTCTTTCCAGTTCAAACTCAAGGACTGA